TGCCGCCAGTTGCTCGGGCACGCCGGTGCGCACAGCGAAACGGCCATCCATGCGTCCGGGATTGGGGGCGCGCAGCTGGCGTTCCAGCTCCACAGTCACAGCCTCGCCATGGACCATGCCGGCAAGCGCCAGCGGCACAAGGCGGCGCGGGCCGAGCGACATCTTCGGCTTCAGCCCGCCTTCCTCCAGCGCCACCTCGGAATCGCCACCGAGGCCGAAGGTGCGCATTGCGACAGCCTCGACCATGGTGCGGAAGCCGCCGACGGTGGCGCCCTCGGGATCGAGGCGTGGGCGGCCGTGGTCGAGTACGGCGACATCGGTGGTGGTGCCGCCAATGTCGGAGACAACTGCATTGTCGAGCCCGGTCATGTGACGGGCGCCGACGAGGCTGGCAGCGGGACCGGACAGGATTGTCTCGATCGGCCGCTGGCGGGCGAATTGGGCAGACACCAGCGCGCCATCGCCGCGCACCACCATCAAGGGCGCGTTGATCTTGCGCTTGTCGAGAAACCCTTCGGTCGCGGCGACGAGGCGGTCGATCATCGAGATCAGGCGGGCATTAAGCAAGGTAGTCAGAGCCCGGCGCGGGCCGCCGAGCTTGGCCGACAACTCGTGGCTGGTGGTGACTGGCATGCCCGTCGCCTCGCGGATGAGGTCGCGGGCGGCGATCTCATGGGCCGGGTTGCGGGTGGCGAAATAGGCGCAGACGGCGAAACCCGAGACGGATTTCGCCAATTCCGGCAAGGCCGCTTCGAGGGCTCCGAGATCAAGCGTGCGGGCGTTGCCGTGGACGTCATGGCCGCCCTCGCACAGCACCAGCGGGTCGGTGCCGAGCGCGGTCTTCAGCCCGTCGCGGGCGAGGTCGGCCTCGGAGAAGCCGATCATCACCAGCGCCACGCGCCCGCCCTGGCCCTCGACAAGCGCGTTGGTGGCAAGCGTCGTCGACATCGACACCAGCTTGATGGCGGCGGGATTGACGCCCGCCTTGTCCAGCACCGCGTCGACCGCGCCCGCAATGCCGACAGCCAGGTCGTGGCGGGTGGTCAGCGACTTAGCCTTGGCCAGCACCTTGCCCTGCGGGCCATGTGCCTCGGACCACAGCACGGCGTCAGTGTAGGTGCCGCCGGTGTCGATCCCGAGATAGAGGGGGCCGAGATTAAGGGGATGGCTGGCGTGCATGCGCTGATGTTCCGGACTTGGTGGGCTCCGTCCCGCTTAGCCGATATCGCCCGCAAAGCAAAATTGGCCAGTTGCGGCCAAGCAGGGGGGCAGCCCAAGGCGCTTCCCCATTTTCTGCCTGCCTCGTGCCGCGCACGCCTGTCTCGCGACGAAGCCTGCCCTCCGCTATGGCTCCGGGCGCTTAGCCGTTTGCCAAGCCAAATCGTTGGCTTGTCATCGACCTTCGGTCGACCACGACACGCTCTTGTGGGTGTTGTCGCACCAGGGCTTGTTGGCCGACTGGCCGCAGCGGCAAAGCCAGACTTTTGTCGCGCGGTCGATCGTGTGGCCGGTGCCGGTGACGATCTCGACATTGCCCTCGAGCTTGAGGTTGCCATTGGCCTGCGGCGTGACGACCAGCGGGCCGTCGCGGACGGCGAGCGGCTGGCTTTCCTTCAGCGCCGGCTCGCCGGTCGCGGCAAAGCCGGTCTTGGTGTGGCTGCCGTCGCAGAACGGCTTGTTCTCAGAGGCGCCGCAGCGACACAAGGTGGCGCGATGGAAGGTCTCGCCATTGAAGACGATCTCGGCATGCAGGGCGAGCGGCCCGTTCTCGCGGATGCGAACGGTGTTGACCACCGGCGGCGCCTCAGCCGGCCCGCCATCCCTGCGGCGATAGGTGATGGCGCCCGAAGGACAGCTTTCGGCGATCGCCACGATCTGCTCGACAGACGCCGCGTCGGGATGGATCCACTCGCCCGGCGCATTGGGCTCGAAGACATGCGGATTGGCGAGAACGCAGTTGCGCGAATGGATGCAGCGACGACCGGAAAAACCGACATCGATCTTCTCGCCCTCGACCATGCCCTTGGCCATGTATTTCGCGGCCTCCGTGGATATGGGTGGAGCTTATCGTTACGGCGTGCGCTGGCAAGGGCTGCTTGCGCTAGACGCAGATTCTGAGAGCTTGCGTTCCTTCGCCCCCCTCTGGCCTGCCTGCCATCTCCCCCACAAGGAGGGAGATCACGCTGTCATCGTCGCCGCGCCCAATCGCTGAGACAGTAAGCTGAACCCCCGCAGTCTTGCAGGACTTGCGCCGCCGGCGACGCGACTAATCTCCCTCCTTGTGGGGGAGATGCCCGGCAGGGCAGAGGGGGGGTGCGAAGAAACACTACCAAGCAGGAAATAGCGCAGGAGCCTACGGGACAAGATCGTCCGTCAGCCCTGCGAAATCTGCTCGTCCTGCTCGACCGTCAGCGGTTTCACTCCTGCCGGCAGCGGTTCGACGGCAGGCTGCACTGCCGCCGGCGGGGCGGCGACGGGTGCCGGGGGCACCCTAGCGCGGGCAGCGCAGGCGGAGAGGATTGCCAGGGCAAGGAAGGCGGCGAGCAGTTTCATGGGGCGGGCGTTAAGGGCAAGGTGTGGCGGGATCGCGGCAGCAGATGAGCCCGAGGTACCGGCAAGGTCAAGCCATCGCTTGCCGGCCCTCGTGGGCAGCTGCTGACAGAAGCCTGTCAGCAGGGGTCTGCTATTCCTGGGCAAACCAAGGGAGGATGGCATGAGCGGCTTTGACGACTTCGATTTCCTGATTGGCGACTGGACGGTGACCAACGAACGCCTGCGCGAGCGGCTGGTGGGGTCAACCGAGTGGGAGACTTTTTCTGCCTTCTCGCACATCGAAAAGGTGATGCAGGCACCCGACGGCACGTTCGGCGGCAATCTCGACCAGATGACGGTGCCAGAGCGCGGCTTCACCGGCATGACGCTCAGGCTCTACAACCCCGAGACAAGGCTGTGGTCGATCTACTGGAGCGACACAAAGAGTTACCGGCTGTTCCCGCCGACCGTCGGGCGGTTCGAGGACGGCCGCGGCATCTTCCATGGCGACGATATCGAAGGTGGTGTGCCGGTGCGCGTGCGGTTTCTATGGACTCCGGGTGCAAGCCCGCGCTGGGAACAGGCAATGTCCAGGGATGGCGGCGAGACGTGGGAGCTTAACTGGGTGATGCGGTTTGGGAGGTAACGATCGACCCCCTCATGTTGCGTATCCGTGATGGCCGACACGATGGTTTGCGCCGCCCCTCATCCGGCCCTGCGGGCCACCTTCTCCCCTTGAACGGGGAGAAGGGAAAAAGCGTTGATCGCCTGCCTCAGAGTCCGATCTTCTCCGCCGGCGGCCCCGGGAAGCGCGCGTAGTCCGGGGCGCCTTCCGGCGTGCCGAGCAAATCACGCACCGCGCGGACGCCCTGGTCGATCGCCGAATGGGCGTAGGCGTAAGCGCCGCTGTCGGCGTTGGCGATTGCGATGCGGCCCCAGGGCTTGCGCGCGGCTTCGATGGGCAGCGGGCCATCGGGCCAGAAGCGGTCGCCCGGACGCATGTATTCGTAGGCGTAGCCGTGCGACCAGCGATTGCAGGTGATGGCCTCGATGTCGCGGGCGGGGTCGAAGCCGCCGCCTGACAGGGCGCGGCCGAGCAGATCGCGGATCGAACGTTCCATTTCCTCGAAGCTCAACGTCAACAGCGCGCGCCGCCCGGCCAGCGCCTGTTCGCGCGGGGCAAGGCCCGGGCTGGTCATCACCTTGGACAAATGCAGGACGACAGGATCGCCCGGCTTGTCAGCAAATTTGTAGGCGCCCATCGAAACGGGAAAATCGATGTCGGCACCGCTCCAGAAATCGCCGCGCGCCCTGAAGCCGTCGATCTTGAGCTTGTCGAATGCCTCCCAATTGCGGAGCTGGACGTTGGTGTAGATCAGCGGCACCTTCTGCTGGTCGTTGAGGGCAGCTATCTGCTCAGTGCCGAGTTCGTTGGTGAGATAGGGAATGACGCGGTGCCAGCAGGCGAGCACGACGTGCCCGGCCTTGACGCTGACCGGCTTGCCCTTGATATCGGCATAGGTGACGGCGACCGAACCGGCACTGTCTGGGGCGCCATCATGCGCGACCTTGACGACTGTCGAATTCAGTCTGATGCGGACAGGGTTTTCCGGCTTGTCGAGGGCTGAATAGTCGACGGTTTCGGTGACCAGATCTTCCATTGTCGTGCCAGCGAGCGCGCTTGGCACCAGCGCGCGTACCAGAGCGCGGGCGATGCCGGCATTGCCGTCGGGGAAATGGTAGATGTAGTCGTCGGGGTCGGTGAAGGCGAGACGGCCGGACGGGCTGTTGTATTTCGACACGGCTTCGCCGAGATCCATGCTGTCGAAGCCCGGATTGCCGTTGGCGCGCGCGTCGAGCGCGCTCGCGGCATCGATGCCGACGCCGAAATAGCCGTTGGTGGAGGTCGCGAAATAGTCGGCGACCTCAGGGTCGACCTTGGCGTGGTCGAGCAGGAACGCCCTGTAGGTGATCTCCGACAGCTTCTCCAGGCGCTGCTCGCGGCTCAGGCCGGGCAGATAGTCTCCGGGCGCTTCCATAAGCTGGATCAGGTCGGCCTTGGCCTTGTCCTTGAGCGGCGTCTCGGCCACCCACTCAGCCGGCTTGCCCTTGCGGATGACCAGCTTGTCTTCGCCCCACTGCTCCTTCGAGAAGAAGATGGCGCCCGTAAGCCCGCGATCGTCGGACCATTTCTGGTCGTAGAAGGTTTCGAAGCGTTTCGGCTCGATGCCGATGTCCGCGAGCAGCGCGTTGACGGCCGGGCTGAAGTAGCTCGGCGTCTGCATCGACTGGCTGCCGCCATAGCCGATGAGTTTGGCGCCGTTCGAGGCGGTGAATTCGTTGCGCATGGCGTGGCCGCCAAAATCCTCGAGCGGATCGATGATCAGCACGCGCTTGTCGAGGCCGGCCTGCTTGCGGAAGGCGTGAGCGGCGGCAAGGCCCGAAATGCCCGCACCTACGACCACCAGGTCGTAGCTCTCGGCGCTATCAGTGACCGGGCCGGCATCGGACCAGTAGGTGCCGTCGCGGACGGCATGCATGACATTCTGGGCAGCATCGGTCTGGCCTCGCAGGCCGCCAGCGGCGGGCGGGTAGGCAACGGGGCCGGCTTGGGCATGCGCCCGGCCGGGGCCCATGGCGCGCAACGCCAAGGCACCGCCGATCGCCATCGCCACGCCGTCCATGAAATCGCGCCTGGATATGGCGCGATCCATACCCAGTTTCTTGTCCTTTTCAGTCCAGTTCATGATGTTCCCTCTGGCAGAATGCGAGGGAAGGCTAGCCATCTTCACGATGTCAGTAAATCGACAGAACAGTCGAAGACGCGTGGCGACGAATAATTCGACGCTGCGGTGCAATACGGTTTTGCACTGCAGGATGACTTCGGATGGATGCCCCGATTGCCGAAGGGCGAGGTAAGCCGGGGGCACGATTCGGCGCGCGGCGTTGATAATTTTAGGAGCTGGCGCAGAGTTTGCGCCGCCCCTCATCCGGCTGCGGGCCACCGCCCTACGGTATGGCTCCGGGCGTTTGTCGCTTCAGTCGACACATCATTGTCGACTGAAGCGACCGTTGGCTGGGTCCTCCTCCCCAGTGAACGGGGAGAAGGAAAAAGAGAACGTTAGTTGTCGCCCATCTTGAGCGCCTGGATGAAGGCTTCCTGCGGGATATCGACCTTGCCGAACTGGCGCATGCGCTTCTTGCCCTCTTTCTGCTTCTCGAGCAGCTTGCGCTTGCGGGTGACGTCGCCGCCGTAGCACTTGGCGGTGACGTCCTTGCGTAGGGCGGAAATCGTTTCGCGGGCAATGACCTTGCCGCCGATCGCCGCCTGGATCGGGATCTTGAACATGTGCTGAGGGATCAGCTCCTTCAGCTTCTCGACCATGACGCGGCCGCGCTTTTCGGCGGCGGTGCGGTGGACCAGCATCGACAGCGCGTCGACCGGCTCCTCGTTGACCAGGATCGACATCTTGACGAGGTCGCCTTCGCGATAGTCGGTGAGGTGGTAGTCGAACGAGGCGTATCCCTTGGAGATTGACTTCAGCCGGTCGTAGAAGTCGAACACGACCTCGTTGAGCGGCAGGTCGTAGACCAGCATGGCGCGCTTGCCGACATAGCTGAGGTCGGCCTGGATGCCGCGGCGCTCCTGGCACAGTTTCAGGATCGAGCCGAGATAGTCGTCAGGGGTGAGGATGGTGGCACGGATCCACGGCTCCTCGATCGCAGCGATCTTGACCACGTCGGGCATGTCGGCGGGATTGTGCAGTTCCTTGACCGAGCCGTCATTGAGGTTCATGCGGTAGACGACGCTGGGGGCGGTGGCGATGAGGTCGAGGTTGAATTCGCGCTCGAGCCGCTCCTGGATGATCTCGAGGTGGAGCAGGCCGAGGAAGCCACAGCGGAAGCCGAAGCCGAGTGCGGCCGAGGTTTCCATCTCGAAGGAGAAGCTGGCGTCGTTGAGGCGGAGCTTGCCCATGGCAGCGCGCAGGTCTTCGAAGTCGGCGGCGTCGACCGGGAACAGGCCGCAGAACACCACAGGCTGGGCCGGCTTGAAGCCCGGCAGGGCCTTGGCGGTCGGGCGCTTGTCCTCGGTGATGGTGTCGCCGACGCGGGTGTCGGCCACTTCCTTGATCGAGCCGGTGAAGAAGCCGAACTCACCTGGGCCGAGCTCGTCGACCTGGATCATCTTGGGCGTGAAGACACCGGTGCGCTCGACCAGGTACTTGGCATTGGTCTCCATCATGCGGATGGTCTGGCCCTTCTTGAGCTTGCCATCGATGATGCGGACCAGAACGATGACGCCAAGATAGGTGTCGTACCAGCTGTCGACCAGCATCGCCTTGAGCGGCGCCTCGGCGTCGCCTTCGCGCGGCGGCGGCAGCTGGGTGACGATCGCTTCCAGAACGTCGGGAATGCCGAGACCAGTCTTGGCCGAGATGTAGACGGCCTGCGATGCGTCGATGCCGATGACTTCCTCGACCTGCTCCTTGATGCGCTCGGGCTCGGCAGCGGGCAGGTCGATCTTGTTGAGGACGACGACGATCTCGTGGTTGTTGTCGATCGCCTGGTAGACGTTTGCCAGCGTCTGCGCCTCGACGCCCTGGCTGGCGTCGACGACGAGGAGCGATCCCTCGCAGGCCGACAGCGAGCGCGAGACTTCATAGGCGAAGTCGACGTGGCCGGGCGTGTCGATCAGATTGAGGATGTAATCCTCACCATTGTTGGCGCGGTAGTTGAGGCGAACGGTCTGGGCCTTGATGGTGATGCCGCGCTCGCGCTCGATGTCCATGTTGTCGAGGACCTGCTCGGTCATCTCGCGCAGTTCCAGTCCGCCGGTGGACTGGATCAGCCGGTCGGCAAGCGTCGACTTGCCGTGATCGATATGAGCAACGATGGAGAAATTGCGGATGTGGTCGAGCGGTGTGGTCATGCGCCGCGCTTTAGCAGGGGCGGCAAAGCTTAACAAGCAGGGCGGTTAACAAGCAGGGAAAACGCAGCGCGGCTTTGCGCCGGCCTTTGCTACCAGCGCAACGCGTAGCGCCCAGCGATGGCGCCGACGGCGGTCAGGATGGCGATGGCCAGCGTGTACCAGGTGGCGACGAAGAACGGCGAGTCATCGAAGCAATGCGCGGCATAAAGCGTGGCGGCAAGGCCGCCGGCAAGCAGGCCGCAGGCGGCACCAGCGAGGCTGGGACGCGTCGGCGCGCCCTGGCGCATGGCGGTGAGCAGGACCGCGAGCGGGCCGAGGCCGATGAGCGGGATCAGCGTCAGGCAGATACGGGCATTGGTACCGACGAGCCTTGTCGCCCATTCGGCCGACGGGATTGTGGTGAGCTCGACGAGGATGGCGCCGAGCAGGATGGTCGGCGCCACGGCGAGCAGGCCGAGCCGCATGCCGAGGCGTGCACCGGGGCGGGCAAGGCTCAACGCCAGCGCGGCCGTAGTGCCAACCAGCGCCAGGGTGACGACGAATTTGAGCAGGAAGCGCCAGGTTTCGGCGGCGGCGGCAAAATCGGCGCGCGGGCCGGCGACGATGGAAAAGACGATAGCGGCAATGACGCTCGCCACGACGAAGGCGGCGAGCAGCAGTGTGCCGAACGAACGCCGGGCTGCTGCCGCGTCGCAGGAAATCGCCTTGATGAGATCCTTCGTTTCCATTTCCGTTCCGTCAGTCCTGTGTGAAGCGACGCGCGATCGCCTTGAGGCCGCGATGCAGTGCCACCCGCACGGCCGTCTCCGTCATTCCAAGCGCATTGGCGGTTTCGCCGATCGAAGCGCCCTCGACCGAAACCGAGGCAACGACACTGCGCTGCACCGGCGCCAATCCGTCGAGCGCACGGCCGATGTCGCGCTCGCCAACCTCTTCCCGTTCGGGCTCGGCAAGGGTTTCGGCAAAGTCTGCGATATCGACTTCGATACGCTTGCCGCGACGGCGGAAAGCGTCGATCAGCTTGTAGCGGGCGATGGCGTAGACCCACGGCGTCACCGCCTCGTCCTGACGCCATGTATGACGCTTCAGATGAATCGCGAGCAGAACCTCCTGCACGACATCCTCCGGGTCAACGCCACCATGCACGATACGCCTGCGGCAGTATCCGCGCACCAGCTGGCTCACGCTTTCGAGAAACATCGCGTAGGCGCTGTGGTCGCCTGAAATTGCCGCCCTGAAAAGCCGGGCGAGTTCGGCATCATCCGTCCTCGTCAAGCTTGGCTTCCTCCTCTACGTCGAAACAAAGCATTTTGTTACTTCGGGCGACGCAGAAATATCCTCACATCACCGGTCAACTTACTCACGAAAGCGTGTTCTTTGACTGCGTAACGAACGGCGAGACGCTGGCGAAGTCGTCGGCATGGGATGCGGAACGCTTCCCTGTCAATCCTTTATCAGGAGAACATGATGAATCGCCAGACCCTCGCGCTCGCCCTTGCCGGCTCGCTCGCCACCGCACTGACCTCGTCGGTCTTTGCCGCTCCGCTGCCCGCCGAAAAAATGGTCGGCATGGAAAAGTGCTACGGCATTTCGCTCAAGGGCCAGAACGATTGCGCCGCCGGCGCCGGCACCACCTGCGCCGGCACCTCGACCATGGACTACCAGGGCAACGCCTGGAAGGCCGTGCCGGCCGGCACCTGCACGACGATGGACGTCGGCGGCCACAGGGGCATGCTCGAACCGGCAAAGATGTAAGGCGCCGGAGCTGACGCAAACGGGGCCCGGTGCGCCGGGCCCCTTCCCGCCTGCCGATCAATCCGAGCGACCACGATGACATTCGCAATCGACGGTGGCGCAGCTCTGCCCGCCCGTGCAGGCCTTGGCCTCAAGCCAGAACATCTCGATGAGATCCTGACGACCGCCCCCGATGTCGGCTTCTTCGAGGTCCATGCCGAAAACTACATGGGCGACGGCGGCGCGCCGCACCGCGCGCTGGCGGAGATCGCCGCGCGCTATCCGCTGTCGCTGCATGGCGTCGGCCTGTCGATCGGGGCCGAACGGCCGCTCGACAAGGCGCATCTGGCGCGGCTGACGAGGCTGGTCGAGCGCTATCGGCCGCAGTCCTTTTCCGAACATCTGGCCTGGTCGACACATGCGAGCGGCTTTCTCAACGACCTGCTGCCGCTGCCCTACACAAAAACGACGCTGGAGCGCGTCAGCGCCCATGTCGATGAGGTGCAGCAGGC
The nucleotide sequence above comes from Aminobacter aminovorans. Encoded proteins:
- a CDS encoding hydantoinase/oxoprolinase N-terminal domain-containing protein, with product MHASHPLNLGPLYLGIDTGGTYTDAVLWSEAHGPQGKVLAKAKSLTTRHDLAVGIAGAVDAVLDKAGVNPAAIKLVSMSTTLATNALVEGQGGRVALVMIGFSEADLARDGLKTALGTDPLVLCEGGHDVHGNARTLDLGALEAALPELAKSVSGFAVCAYFATRNPAHEIAARDLIREATGMPVTTSHELSAKLGGPRRALTTLLNARLISMIDRLVAATEGFLDKRKINAPLMVVRGDGALVSAQFARQRPIETILSGPAASLVGARHMTGLDNAVVSDIGGTTTDVAVLDHGRPRLDPEGATVGGFRTMVEAVAMRTFGLGGDSEVALEEGGLKPKMSLGPRRLVPLALAGMVHGEAVTVELERQLRAPNPGRMDGRFAVRTGVPEQLAAGLTAPEAKLYDQITGVPQPIDRLLTSNAQNATLNRLVSRGLVHVCGFTPSDAAHVLGRQANWDEAAARLGAELFARKRDGRGQPIAASPEAIAERVLATLTRLSAEVILETAFAEDGLDGAATVAHALVQRAVDAHPGIARFTVALDRPVIGLGASAPLHYAGLPPLVGNECVVPEDTDVANALGAVVGQVRVTAEARVSQPKEGLFRVAVGELLRDFTDEEAAMALAEAEARAIVAGRARDAGTDAAEIDVAIDLKVSTVESQRMFIEAHVLATASGRPRIAV
- a CDS encoding CDGSH iron-sulfur domain-containing protein, translated to MAKGMVEGEKIDVGFSGRRCIHSRNCVLANPHVFEPNAPGEWIHPDAASVEQIVAIAESCPSGAITYRRRDGGPAEAPPVVNTVRIRENGPLALHAEIVFNGETFHRATLCRCGASENKPFCDGSHTKTGFAATGEPALKESQPLAVRDGPLVVTPQANGNLKLEGNVEIVTGTGHTIDRATKVWLCRCGQSANKPWCDNTHKSVSWSTEGR
- a CDS encoding FAD-dependent oxidoreductase; the encoded protein is MNWTEKDKKLGMDRAISRRDFMDGVAMAIGGALALRAMGPGRAHAQAGPVAYPPAAGGLRGQTDAAQNVMHAVRDGTYWSDAGPVTDSAESYDLVVVGAGISGLAAAHAFRKQAGLDKRVLIIDPLEDFGGHAMRNEFTASNGAKLIGYGGSQSMQTPSYFSPAVNALLADIGIEPKRFETFYDQKWSDDRGLTGAIFFSKEQWGEDKLVIRKGKPAEWVAETPLKDKAKADLIQLMEAPGDYLPGLSREQRLEKLSEITYRAFLLDHAKVDPEVADYFATSTNGYFGVGIDAASALDARANGNPGFDSMDLGEAVSKYNSPSGRLAFTDPDDYIYHFPDGNAGIARALVRALVPSALAGTTMEDLVTETVDYSALDKPENPVRIRLNSTVVKVAHDGAPDSAGSVAVTYADIKGKPVSVKAGHVVLACWHRVIPYLTNELGTEQIAALNDQQKVPLIYTNVQLRNWEAFDKLKIDGFRARGDFWSGADIDFPVSMGAYKFADKPGDPVVLHLSKVMTSPGLAPREQALAGRRALLTLSFEEMERSIRDLLGRALSGGGFDPARDIEAITCNRWSHGYAYEYMRPGDRFWPDGPLPIEAARKPWGRIAIANADSGAYAYAHSAIDQGVRAVRDLLGTPEGAPDYARFPGPPAEKIGL
- the lepA gene encoding translation elongation factor 4, with protein sequence MTTPLDHIRNFSIVAHIDHGKSTLADRLIQSTGGLELREMTEQVLDNMDIERERGITIKAQTVRLNYRANNGEDYILNLIDTPGHVDFAYEVSRSLSACEGSLLVVDASQGVEAQTLANVYQAIDNNHEIVVVLNKIDLPAAEPERIKEQVEEVIGIDASQAVYISAKTGLGIPDVLEAIVTQLPPPREGDAEAPLKAMLVDSWYDTYLGVIVLVRIIDGKLKKGQTIRMMETNAKYLVERTGVFTPKMIQVDELGPGEFGFFTGSIKEVADTRVGDTITEDKRPTAKALPGFKPAQPVVFCGLFPVDAADFEDLRAAMGKLRLNDASFSFEMETSAALGFGFRCGFLGLLHLEIIQERLEREFNLDLIATAPSVVYRMNLNDGSVKELHNPADMPDVVKIAAIEEPWIRATILTPDDYLGSILKLCQERRGIQADLSYVGKRAMLVYDLPLNEVVFDFYDRLKSISKGYASFDYHLTDYREGDLVKMSILVNEEPVDALSMLVHRTAAEKRGRVMVEKLKELIPQHMFKIPIQAAIGGKVIARETISALRKDVTAKCYGGDVTRKRKLLEKQKEGKKRMRQFGKVDIPQEAFIQALKMGDN
- a CDS encoding NrsF family protein, with protein sequence METKDLIKAISCDAAAARRSFGTLLLAAFVVASVIAAIVFSIVAGPRADFAAAAETWRFLLKFVVTLALVGTTAALALSLARPGARLGMRLGLLAVAPTILLGAILVELTTIPSAEWATRLVGTNARICLTLIPLIGLGPLAVLLTAMRQGAPTRPSLAGAACGLLAGGLAATLYAAHCFDDSPFFVATWYTLAIAILTAVGAIAGRYALRW
- a CDS encoding sigma-70 family RNA polymerase sigma factor; the protein is MTRTDDAELARLFRAAISGDHSAYAMFLESVSQLVRGYCRRRIVHGGVDPEDVVQEVLLAIHLKRHTWRQDEAVTPWVYAIARYKLIDAFRRRGKRIEVDIADFAETLAEPEREEVGERDIGRALDGLAPVQRSVVASVSVEGASIGETANALGMTETAVRVALHRGLKAIARRFTQD
- a CDS encoding DUF2282 domain-containing protein, with product MNRQTLALALAGSLATALTSSVFAAPLPAEKMVGMEKCYGISLKGQNDCAAGAGTTCAGTSTMDYQGNAWKAVPAGTCTTMDVGGHRGMLEPAKM